The following proteins come from a genomic window of Companilactobacillus pabuli:
- a CDS encoding HAD-IC family P-type ATPase, with protein MKTKPYQIGFNEIKETYNTNDFKQGLTSDEAKKRLAQNGPNKLESQKTPKWKIFLRQFNNMVIYVLIASTIITLLMGHYSDSIIIGLVVVINAIIGYYQESNASDALEKIKQMLSIEATVYRDGQRKDVPAEDLVVGDTVFLEAGDNVPADLRIIDSDNLRIQESALTGESNSVEKIDSKLDSENIALADQLNMAFASTAVTNGSGSGVVVATAKDTEIGKISTEVSSVKQRKTPLMQIIDGLGTKVSYFIVAASILIFIIGLVFDTYALPVLALAVVAMMVGAIPEGMPATTSVILAKGVSDMAKKQNTIVKTLPAVETLGSVDVVATDKTGTLTKNEMTVTDILIGDQELQVSGTGYEPTGQITQNNQPVEITPELKLFLEAGYYANDTNLSHENGQWIINGEPTDGAFLTLYHKVFDFEQKPEYEEVDILPFDSDYRYIGKLVKDKDNQRTLFVKGAPDKLLDMAKKQDPNFNYDYWLKKIQQFSAEGKRVIAVGYEKQAPTTDKVTHEMIVDGLNFLGVVAIIDPPREEVIESLKVMRTAGVQVKMITGDNAITAKAIGEKLGLADEINAITGVQWDALSDDEKIIAADKNQVFARTTPSNKLEIIEALQKNNKVTAMTGDGVNDAPALKRADIGVAMGIKGTDVAKDSADMILTDDNFATMSSAIKEGRRIFDNIKKSILYLLPISFSEGLIVAYAILTKQEIPLQPSQLLWINMVSAITIQFALIFEPAEEGIMTRKPRKTGSKLMNRHDIFQMTYVAILIAAVSLIIDTYLNNIGVSDAISSTTMVNTLILGKIFYLFNIRTPKLALSKELFSNSKVFVFVGLMLLLQLFLTYVPFMQKIFYTGNIGLVEWGMAIVAGAVVLLITEIDKMIRLKINR; from the coding sequence ATGAAAACTAAACCCTATCAGATAGGATTTAACGAAATAAAAGAAACATATAACACAAATGATTTCAAACAAGGACTTACAAGTGACGAAGCTAAGAAACGTTTAGCTCAAAATGGTCCTAACAAACTAGAATCGCAGAAAACTCCAAAATGGAAAATTTTCTTGCGTCAATTCAACAATATGGTCATCTACGTCTTGATTGCCTCTACCATTATCACGTTATTGATGGGTCACTATTCTGACTCGATCATCATCGGTCTGGTAGTTGTTATCAACGCTATCATTGGTTACTATCAGGAATCCAATGCTTCAGATGCCTTAGAAAAAATTAAACAAATGTTGTCGATCGAAGCGACTGTCTATCGTGATGGTCAAAGAAAAGACGTTCCAGCTGAAGATTTAGTTGTCGGCGATACAGTTTTTTTAGAAGCTGGTGATAATGTTCCAGCCGACCTTCGAATCATCGACTCTGATAATCTACGTATTCAAGAATCAGCTTTGACTGGTGAATCTAACTCGGTTGAAAAAATCGATTCCAAACTTGATAGTGAAAACATTGCTTTAGCTGATCAACTCAATATGGCTTTTGCTTCGACCGCTGTAACTAACGGTAGTGGTAGTGGTGTAGTTGTTGCCACAGCCAAAGATACTGAAATTGGTAAAATCTCGACTGAAGTGAGTTCCGTTAAGCAACGCAAAACTCCATTGATGCAAATTATCGACGGTCTAGGTACTAAGGTTTCCTACTTCATCGTGGCTGCATCAATTTTGATCTTTATCATTGGTTTAGTCTTTGATACTTATGCTCTGCCTGTTTTAGCTTTAGCCGTTGTAGCTATGATGGTTGGTGCAATTCCTGAAGGTATGCCAGCTACTACTTCCGTTATTTTGGCCAAGGGTGTCAGTGACATGGCTAAGAAACAAAATACCATCGTCAAAACTTTACCTGCAGTTGAAACTTTAGGTTCTGTTGACGTCGTTGCAACCGACAAAACTGGTACCTTAACGAAAAATGAAATGACTGTGACTGACATTTTAATCGGCGACCAAGAACTACAAGTCAGTGGAACTGGTTATGAACCAACTGGTCAAATCACTCAAAACAATCAACCCGTAGAAATTACTCCAGAACTAAAACTCTTTTTAGAAGCTGGATACTATGCTAACGATACTAATTTGTCACATGAAAATGGCCAGTGGATCATCAATGGTGAACCAACTGACGGTGCTTTCTTGACGCTTTATCATAAAGTATTTGATTTTGAACAAAAGCCTGAATATGAAGAAGTTGATATTTTACCTTTCGATTCCGACTACCGTTATATCGGTAAATTAGTTAAGGATAAAGACAATCAACGAACACTTTTTGTTAAAGGTGCTCCAGATAAGCTTTTGGATATGGCTAAGAAACAAGATCCTAATTTCAATTACGATTACTGGCTTAAAAAAATCCAACAATTCTCCGCTGAAGGTAAACGTGTCATTGCCGTGGGTTACGAAAAACAAGCCCCAACAACTGACAAAGTTACCCATGAAATGATTGTCGATGGCTTGAATTTCTTAGGTGTCGTGGCAATCATAGACCCACCTCGTGAAGAAGTAATCGAATCACTGAAAGTTATGCGTACTGCCGGTGTTCAAGTTAAAATGATTACTGGTGACAACGCCATTACTGCTAAGGCTATCGGTGAAAAACTTGGTTTAGCTGACGAAATAAACGCTATTACTGGTGTTCAATGGGATGCTTTATCAGACGACGAAAAAATCATTGCTGCTGATAAGAACCAAGTCTTTGCTAGAACTACTCCAAGTAACAAACTAGAAATCATCGAAGCCTTACAAAAGAACAACAAAGTTACTGCTATGACTGGTGACGGTGTCAATGATGCTCCTGCCTTAAAGCGTGCCGATATCGGTGTCGCCATGGGTATCAAGGGAACTGACGTTGCTAAAGATTCTGCCGACATGATTTTGACAGATGATAACTTTGCCACAATGTCTTCTGCAATTAAAGAAGGTCGTCGAATTTTCGACAATATCAAGAAAAGTATTTTGTACTTGCTACCTATCTCCTTTTCTGAAGGTTTGATCGTAGCTTATGCCATCTTGACAAAACAAGAAATTCCATTGCAACCTTCACAATTGCTATGGATCAATATGGTATCAGCTATTACCATTCAATTTGCTTTGATCTTTGAACCGGCTGAAGAAGGCATCATGACTCGTAAACCGCGTAAAACTGGTAGTAAATTGATGAATCGCCACGATATTTTCCAAATGACTTACGTAGCGATTCTGATTGCAGCAGTCAGTTTGATCATCGATACTTATCTCAATAACATCGGTGTCAGTGATGCTATTTCAAGTACAACCATGGTCAACACTTTAATCTTAGGTAAGATTTTCTACCTATTTAACATCAGAACTCCAAAACTCGCATTATCAAAAGAACTCTTCTCTAACTCCAAAGTCTTCGTATTCGTTGGCTTGATGTTACTACTACAATTGTTCTTAACTTACGTACCATTCATGCAAAAAATCTTCTATACTGGAAATATCGGTTTAGTCGAATGGGGCATGGCAATCGTCGCAGGTGCAGTAGTCCTCTTGATTACTGAAATCGACAAAATGATCCGTTTAAAAATTAATAGATAA
- a CDS encoding winged helix-turn-helix transcriptional regulator has translation MQPLVLLSNKLLLFIEINRSFNKQGWFLQNITDPEEVEELAEKEEIAGLLWDFTITDLNSSIKILKSLRNKISGPIIVLAPAKDKKRRSLFYNINIDSFITKPFEYPELVAKVKQLFWVYNKFSIRREKHPIKKSSKKNTIKYNDIVIDFKHYRVTHNGYDIGLTPKEFSLFWYLIQHRGKVMSRDQLLEGVWGYDSIGSSRTVDIHISHLRDKLAEKSKSQNCIKTVRGFGYVLDNKYPLVSES, from the coding sequence ATGCAACCGCTAGTATTGTTGAGTAATAAACTACTACTATTTATAGAAATCAATCGAAGCTTTAATAAACAAGGTTGGTTTTTACAAAATATTACTGATCCCGAAGAAGTAGAAGAATTAGCCGAAAAGGAAGAAATTGCAGGCCTATTATGGGATTTCACAATTACGGATTTGAATAGTTCGATTAAGATTTTGAAGTCTTTGCGTAATAAGATTTCTGGTCCCATCATTGTTTTGGCTCCGGCAAAAGATAAAAAAAGACGTTCTTTGTTTTACAACATTAATATTGATAGCTTCATCACTAAACCATTTGAATATCCCGAATTGGTTGCTAAAGTTAAGCAATTGTTTTGGGTTTATAACAAGTTCTCTATTAGAAGAGAAAAGCATCCAATTAAAAAAAGCTCCAAAAAAAACACTATTAAATATAATGATATTGTGATTGATTTTAAGCATTATCGTGTCACACATAATGGCTATGATATTGGTCTGACACCTAAAGAATTCAGTTTGTTTTGGTATTTGATCCAACACCGTGGCAAAGTAATGAGTCGAGATCAACTCTTAGAAGGAGTATGGGGATATGATTCGATAGGTTCTAGTCGAACGGTTGATATCCACATTAGTCATTTGCGTGATAAGTTGGCAGAGAAATCAAAATCGCAAAATTGCATTAAAACAGTTCGAGGTTTTGGGTACGTTTTGGATAATAAGTATCCGTTAGTATCTGAAAGCTAA
- a CDS encoding phosphate ABC transporter substrate-binding protein PstS family protein, producing MKKKTIISLVLGFAALMLVLTGCGNGNSKTSATSKSDSNTTSGKITAVGSTALQPLVEKAAANFQKSNSKVDITVQGGGSGTGLSQVQDKSVTIGNSDIFAEEKDGIDAKKLVDHKVAVVGMAPVVNKDANVKSLTMDQVKQIFTGKITNWKEVGGKDEKITVVNRAKGSGTRATFEAAVLKGAEAVKSQEQDSNGTVQKIVESTPGAISYLAFSYITDKVQSISIDKVQPTDENVESGKWKIWSYEHMYTNGKAEGATAKFLDYMNSKDVQSSLVKDMGYISIHNMKVQKDSKGTVSDVK from the coding sequence ATGAAAAAGAAAACTATTATTTCATTGGTATTAGGTTTCGCCGCTTTAATGCTCGTTCTAACTGGTTGCGGTAATGGGAATAGCAAAACCAGTGCTACTTCAAAGAGCGATAGCAACACAACATCAGGCAAGATTACAGCCGTTGGTTCAACTGCTTTACAACCACTAGTTGAAAAAGCTGCTGCTAACTTCCAAAAGAGTAACAGCAAAGTTGATATCACTGTTCAAGGTGGTGGCTCTGGTACTGGTTTGAGTCAAGTTCAAGACAAATCAGTTACAATCGGTAACTCAGATATCTTTGCTGAAGAAAAAGACGGTATCGATGCTAAGAAGCTTGTTGACCACAAGGTTGCTGTTGTTGGTATGGCTCCAGTAGTTAATAAAGATGCAAACGTTAAATCATTGACAATGGATCAAGTAAAACAAATCTTTACTGGCAAGATCACTAACTGGAAAGAAGTTGGTGGTAAAGATGAAAAAATCACTGTTGTTAACCGTGCCAAAGGTAGTGGTACTCGTGCAACATTCGAAGCAGCTGTTCTAAAAGGTGCCGAAGCTGTTAAATCACAAGAACAAGATTCAAATGGTACCGTTCAAAAGATTGTTGAAAGTACACCAGGTGCTATTAGTTATCTAGCATTCTCATACATTACTGATAAAGTACAATCAATCTCAATCGATAAAGTACAACCTACTGACGAAAATGTTGAATCAGGCAAGTGGAAGATCTGGTCATATGAACACATGTACACTAACGGTAAAGCTGAAGGTGCTACTGCTAAGTTCCTAGACTACATGAATTCTAAAGATGTTCAAAGCTCACTTGTTAAAGACATGGGTTACATCAGTATTCACAATATGAAGGTTCAAAAAGATTCTAAAGGAACAGTTAGTGACGTTAAATAA
- the pstC gene encoding phosphate ABC transporter permease subunit PstC, whose amino-acid sequence MDDIQKKLQTKSKATFQDYFGKGICYVCIGLIILLVTCILYFIASKGLATFTQNHVNVFDFLTKTNWNPGATDAKGHPDIGALPMIVTSFSVTLLAALLATPFALGVAIFMAEFSSKRGSKILQPVIELLVGIPSVVYGFIGLSVIVPFIRDIFGGTGFGILSGTLVLFVMILPTITSLSVDSLNSVPLFYRQASLALGATRWQTIYKVVLRAAVPGILTAIIFGMARAFGEALAVQMVIGNAALLPKNLVSPASTLTSKLTTDIGNTVMGTLPNNALWSLALILLLMSLILNMLVKFIGKRGRF is encoded by the coding sequence ATGGATGATATTCAAAAAAAATTACAAACAAAATCTAAGGCCACCTTCCAAGATTACTTTGGTAAAGGAATTTGTTACGTCTGTATTGGTTTAATAATTTTATTAGTTACTTGTATTCTTTACTTTATCGCTTCTAAAGGTTTAGCTACCTTTACACAAAATCATGTAAACGTCTTTGATTTCTTAACCAAAACAAATTGGAATCCTGGTGCCACCGATGCTAAAGGACATCCCGATATTGGTGCTTTACCAATGATTGTTACTTCTTTCAGTGTCACTTTGTTAGCTGCACTATTAGCAACGCCGTTTGCTTTAGGAGTTGCAATCTTCATGGCTGAATTCTCCAGCAAACGAGGCAGTAAGATTCTTCAACCAGTTATCGAATTACTAGTTGGTATCCCTTCTGTCGTTTATGGATTCATCGGCTTGTCAGTTATCGTTCCTTTTATTAGAGATATTTTTGGTGGAACTGGATTTGGTATTCTTTCAGGTACTCTAGTCCTCTTCGTCATGATCTTACCTACGATAACTTCTCTATCAGTTGATAGTTTAAACTCCGTTCCACTTTTCTATCGTCAAGCTTCACTAGCCCTTGGAGCAACTAGATGGCAAACTATCTATAAAGTTGTTTTAAGAGCTGCTGTTCCGGGTATTTTGACAGCTATTATCTTTGGAATGGCACGAGCTTTTGGTGAAGCTTTGGCCGTACAAATGGTTATCGGTAATGCGGCTCTATTGCCTAAAAACTTAGTTTCACCCGCATCAACTTTGACTAGTAAATTAACTACTGATATTGGTAATACAGTTATGGGAACTTTGCCCAACAACGCACTTTGGTCATTAGCTCTAATTCTGTTATTGATGTCTTTGATTTTAAATATGCTAGTTAAATTCATTGGAAAGAGAGGTCGTTTCTAA
- the pstA gene encoding phosphate ABC transporter permease PstA: MNAKKYDHLATGIIYALVVAVILILVAILGYILFNGVPDISWHFLTSAAQSFSAGGGIRDQLFNSLYLLVLTIIVSLPIGLGAGIYLSEYAKDNWFTDLIRTSVEVLSSLPSVVVGLFGYLLFVIKLNLGFSILSGAIALTFFNLPLLTRNIEESLRSVPDLQREAGMSLGLSNWKTTTKIVLPAALPGILTGLILSAGRIFGEAAALIYTAGQSAPTVDYTNWNIFSSTSFLNPMRPAETLAVHIWKVNTESVTPDSHLISSASSAVLIIVILIFNLGARFLGNQLYKKITATK; this comes from the coding sequence ATGAATGCTAAAAAATACGATCATCTAGCCACGGGCATTATCTATGCTTTAGTCGTGGCAGTTATTTTAATTCTAGTCGCCATTTTGGGGTACATTCTTTTCAATGGTGTTCCCGATATTTCATGGCATTTTCTAACTTCCGCTGCTCAATCTTTTAGTGCCGGTGGTGGAATTAGAGACCAGCTCTTCAATTCTCTTTACTTATTAGTACTTACAATCATCGTTTCTTTACCAATTGGTTTAGGAGCAGGAATTTACTTATCTGAATACGCCAAAGACAACTGGTTCACTGATTTGATTAGAACTAGTGTCGAAGTTTTAAGTTCTCTGCCCTCCGTTGTAGTTGGATTATTCGGCTACTTGCTATTTGTTATCAAATTAAATCTTGGTTTCTCCATTCTTTCTGGGGCAATCGCTTTAACCTTCTTCAATTTGCCTCTTTTAACGAGAAATATTGAAGAATCATTACGTAGTGTACCCGATTTACAAAGAGAAGCTGGAATGTCTCTAGGACTTTCAAATTGGAAAACTACTACTAAAATTGTTTTACCAGCTGCTTTACCTGGTATTTTAACTGGTTTGATTCTTAGTGCCGGAAGAATTTTTGGTGAAGCTGCCGCTTTGATTTATACTGCTGGTCAAAGTGCTCCTACTGTTGATTACACCAATTGGAACATCTTCTCCAGTACGAGTTTTTTGAATCCTATGCGTCCAGCTGAAACTTTAGCAGTCCATATTTGGAAAGTTAATACTGAGAGTGTCACTCCTGATTCTCACCTGATTTCTAGCGCCTCTTCTGCCGTATTAATTATCGTTATTCTGATTTTTAACCTAGGTGCTCGTTTCTTAGGAAACCAACTCTACAAAAAAATTACTGCTACGAAATGA
- the pstB gene encoding phosphate ABC transporter ATP-binding protein PstB gives MKEYNLNESFITNIAEEKALTTKDLQVYYGNNHAIFDANLEFPRFEITALIGASGCGKSTFLRCLNRMNDKRARVDGEIMYRNLNINSPKINVYEVRKHVGMVFQRPNPFAKSIRENITFALKNAGINKKEILEQRLEQSLKDAALWDEVKDDLDKSALALSGGQQQRLCIARSIAMHPDILLLDEPASALDPISTSKIEETLETLKKNYTIIIVTHNLQQASRISDYTAFLHLGHIIEYNTTANVFTKPKMQATEDYVSGNFG, from the coding sequence TTGAAAGAATACAATTTAAACGAATCCTTTATAACTAATATTGCAGAAGAAAAGGCACTTACAACTAAAGATTTACAAGTATATTATGGTAACAATCACGCTATCTTTGATGCTAATCTTGAATTCCCACGTTTCGAAATCACTGCTCTGATTGGTGCTTCCGGATGTGGTAAATCAACGTTCTTACGTTGCCTAAATCGTATGAATGATAAACGTGCTCGCGTTGATGGTGAAATAATGTACCGTAATCTCAATATCAATTCACCAAAAATCAACGTTTATGAAGTTAGAAAGCATGTTGGAATGGTCTTTCAAAGACCTAATCCCTTTGCCAAATCAATTCGAGAAAATATCACTTTTGCTTTGAAAAACGCCGGTATCAATAAAAAAGAGATTCTGGAACAACGATTGGAACAAAGTTTAAAAGATGCGGCACTTTGGGATGAAGTAAAAGACGATCTTGATAAAAGTGCTTTGGCTTTATCAGGTGGTCAGCAACAACGTCTCTGCATTGCTCGTTCGATTGCCATGCATCCTGATATCTTACTATTGGATGAACCAGCCAGTGCTTTGGATCCAATTTCCACTTCAAAAATTGAAGAAACACTAGAAACTTTGAAGAAAAATTACACGATTATTATCGTTACACATAATTTGCAGCAAGCTTCTCGTATTAGTGACTACACTGCTTTTCTACATCTAGGTCATATTATTGAATACAATACGACCGCAAATGTCTTTACTAAACCTAAAATGCAAGCCACTGAAGATTATGTTTCTGGTAATTTTGGTTAA
- the spxB gene encoding pyruvate oxidase, which produces MTKMIAGQALVKVLEDWGVDHIYGVPGGSINHTVEGLYLEKDKIKYIQVRHEEVGAIAASADAKFTGKIGVAFGSAGPGATHLFNGLYDAKMDHVPVLALVGQVPQENMNTNYFQEMDEGPMFEDVAVYNRTVTTSEQIPYVINQAIREAYRQNGVAVVILPENLTTEEIDYVPAKTPKIVKNNYSQKIDQKDIDNTLKLLKEAKHPLVYAGRGLLGAKEVLTKFSEQFNIPVMNTVPATGVISTDHPNFIGTFGRLGSKSGFEALQHTDLILFIGSEFPFARFWPEGVKIIDVNNNPYDIGKTVDVDYAVIADAKSYLQALIDTKETLPTSTWLKANQENKANWDKWLDKLAEDDSQGLNPETVTKKITEMAGPNDTYGVDTGNVSEFGVRGLPMNHNQRFALSGLFATMGFGLPAGLAGALSVPEGQAWTLSGDGGFSMVAPDIITEARYGLPVINVVLSNERLGFIYYEQVASKQHLYGVDLTGADWAKVAEGLGGIGFTIKSIKDADEVFAKIKELQASGNKKPIVVNAVIKQDDPVATAFMPLDPKLYGQEAVDAYAKKYHIDVKEQPSLGEILRAQGDND; this is translated from the coding sequence ATGACAAAAATGATAGCTGGACAAGCTTTGGTAAAAGTTCTTGAAGATTGGGGCGTTGATCATATTTATGGCGTACCTGGCGGTTCCATTAATCATACTGTTGAAGGTCTATATTTAGAAAAAGATAAAATCAAATATATTCAGGTTCGTCATGAAGAAGTCGGTGCTATTGCCGCTTCAGCCGATGCCAAATTCACTGGAAAAATTGGTGTTGCTTTTGGTTCAGCAGGTCCTGGTGCCACTCATCTATTTAATGGTTTGTATGATGCCAAGATGGATCATGTTCCTGTATTAGCTTTGGTAGGACAAGTTCCTCAAGAAAATATGAATACTAATTACTTCCAAGAAATGGATGAAGGACCTATGTTTGAAGATGTGGCAGTTTACAATCGTACCGTAACCACATCAGAACAAATCCCTTATGTAATCAATCAAGCAATTCGTGAAGCTTACCGTCAGAATGGTGTAGCAGTGGTAATTTTGCCAGAAAATTTGACGACTGAAGAAATTGATTATGTACCTGCTAAAACTCCTAAAATTGTTAAAAATAATTACTCACAAAAAATTGATCAAAAAGATATTGATAACACTTTGAAACTACTCAAAGAAGCTAAGCATCCACTAGTTTATGCAGGTCGTGGTTTGTTAGGTGCAAAAGAAGTTTTAACTAAATTCTCAGAACAATTCAATATTCCGGTGATGAATACTGTTCCAGCAACTGGAGTAATCAGTACTGATCATCCTAATTTCATTGGAACTTTTGGACGATTAGGAAGTAAATCAGGTTTTGAAGCTTTGCAACATACAGATTTGATTCTCTTTATCGGTTCAGAATTTCCATTTGCAAGATTTTGGCCTGAGGGTGTCAAAATTATTGACGTTAATAATAATCCTTACGATATTGGAAAGACAGTCGATGTTGACTATGCTGTAATTGCTGATGCTAAGAGTTATTTACAAGCTTTGATCGATACTAAAGAAACTTTGCCAACAAGCACTTGGTTAAAAGCTAATCAAGAGAACAAGGCTAACTGGGATAAATGGTTGGATAAATTAGCCGAAGATGACAGTCAAGGTTTGAACCCAGAAACTGTTACCAAGAAAATTACCGAAATGGCTGGTCCTAATGATACTTATGGTGTTGATACTGGTAATGTTTCCGAATTTGGTGTTCGCGGATTGCCAATGAATCATAATCAACGTTTTGCCTTGTCAGGTTTATTTGCCACAATGGGCTTTGGTCTACCTGCGGGATTGGCTGGAGCTTTGAGTGTGCCTGAAGGACAAGCTTGGACATTGTCAGGTGACGGTGGTTTCTCAATGGTCGCACCAGATATCATTACTGAAGCTAGATATGGATTGCCAGTAATTAATGTAGTTCTTTCAAATGAAAGATTAGGTTTTATTTACTATGAACAAGTGGCCTCTAAACAACATTTGTATGGAGTTGATTTAACTGGTGCTGATTGGGCCAAAGTTGCTGAAGGTTTAGGTGGAATTGGATTCACTATTAAATCCATCAAAGATGCTGATGAAGTTTTTGCCAAAATCAAAGAATTACAGGCCAGTGGTAACAAGAAACCAATCGTAGTCAATGCTGTTATCAAACAAGATGATCCAGTTGCTACAGCCTTTATGCCACTAGATCCAAAATTGTATGGTCAAGAAGCTGTCGATGCCTATGCTAAGAAGTATCACATTGATGTTAAAGAACAACCATCTTTGGGAGAAATTCTAAGAGCTCAAGGCGATAATGATTAA
- a CDS encoding DMT family transporter — translation MLTILIGLIIGIGLPIQTSINSRLKFSVESPFVASLISFSLGTLFLALITILIDKSLFFSLNLFEKEPIWLWLGGLLGVIYLTSNILLFPKLGSVQTVIMPILGQIIMGLIIDNFGLFGSPVQPLKWNRVIGAVLVIVGVIGAVSINQIIVYRHKKFLPDKANNLWIYRLIGIVVGMFSATQTAINGHLGIVLKSSVKAAFISFFVGTISLIIIVTIIHPRLHFQKSKETPWWIWLGGFIGALFVLGNVYLVPKIGTGLAVVIVLVGLIVGSLLIDQFGWFNSTKNPITFAQIVSLLIMIFGVITIRLL, via the coding sequence ATGTTAACGATATTAATTGGTTTGATAATTGGAATTGGGTTACCGATTCAAACGAGCATTAATTCTCGACTAAAATTCTCAGTGGAATCACCCTTTGTAGCTTCATTGATTTCATTTTCCTTAGGAACATTGTTTTTAGCACTTATTACGATATTGATTGATAAGTCACTGTTCTTTTCCTTAAATTTATTTGAAAAAGAACCAATTTGGTTATGGCTAGGCGGTTTGCTGGGAGTGATTTATTTAACATCCAATATTCTATTGTTTCCTAAACTTGGCAGTGTGCAGACTGTGATCATGCCAATTTTAGGACAGATAATTATGGGATTAATAATTGATAATTTTGGATTATTCGGTTCACCAGTTCAGCCATTGAAATGGAATAGAGTTATTGGAGCAGTATTGGTAATTGTTGGTGTGATTGGAGCGGTATCCATCAATCAAATCATTGTGTATCGTCATAAGAAATTTTTACCTGATAAGGCAAATAATCTTTGGATTTATCGGTTAATTGGAATTGTGGTAGGGATGTTTAGTGCCACGCAAACTGCTATCAATGGACATCTAGGAATAGTTTTAAAATCTTCGGTTAAAGCAGCTTTTATTTCATTTTTTGTTGGGACAATTTCTCTGATTATCATCGTTACAATAATTCATCCGCGTTTGCATTTTCAAAAAAGCAAAGAGACCCCTTGGTGGATTTGGTTAGGGGGATTTATTGGGGCATTATTTGTTTTAGGAAATGTTTATTTGGTACCAAAAATCGGTACTGGTTTGGCAGTGGTGATTGTCTTAGTAGGATTAATTGTCGGCAGTTTGTTGATAGATCAATTTGGCTGGTTTAATTCAACTAAGAATCCCATTACTTTTGCTCAAATAGTTAGTTTATTAATTATGATTTTTGGTGTAATTACTATCCGACTTTTGTAA